The following are encoded together in the Gouania willdenowi chromosome 14, fGouWil2.1, whole genome shotgun sequence genome:
- the LOC114475903 gene encoding ATP-sensitive inward rectifier potassium channel 1-like — MFQLLQGHIQPAGHPNPKTRLVTKDGHCNIELGNVEYSNHFAYLLDFWTTFVEIRWRFVILLFVASFMGSWFVFSLLWYWIAKNNGDLSGQNRTNGHLRCIDNVNGLTTAFLYSLETQTTIGYGGRALTGHCAGSVALIVVQSLVGVFINCFMCGVILAKISLPKKRAKTVTFSDTAAICLKKGSLCLLIRVANLRKTLLIGSQIYGKLLKTTTTPDGETVILDQVDIDFAVDAGKDNLFFVCPLTLYHVIDRSSPFYKLSADTLPQQDFELVVFLDGTAESTSSSCQVRTSYIPQEIQWGYNFLPIITRTKTGKYYVDFSNFSKSVRVAVPHCANCFETEADQKKHNSNNEENHNNLTKRGIDNLGFQVIDIPDSVDVTKM, encoded by the coding sequence ATGTTCCAGCTGCTCCAGGGTCACATCCAGCCAGCCGGACACCCAAACCCAAAAACACGCCTGGTCACCAAAGACGGCCACTGCAACATTGAGTTGGGCAACGTTGAATACAGCAACCACTTTGCGTACCTGCTGGACTTCTGGACCACCTTTGTGGAGATTCGCTGGCGCTTTGTGATCCTTCTGTTTGTGGCTTCGTTCATGGGCAGCTGGTTTGTCTTCAGCTTGCTCTGGTACTGGATCGCCAAGAACAACGGGGACCTGAGCGGTCAGAACCGCACAAACGGACACCTCCGGTGTATAGACAATGTCAACGGCCTCACCACGGCGTTCCTGTATTCGTTAGAAACCCAGACCACCATCGGGTACGGAGGCCGGGCACTGACTGGACACTGTGCAGGCTCTGTGGCGTTAATCGTGGTCCAGTCGCTGGTTGGGGTCTTCATCAATTGTTTCATGTGTGGTGTCATCTTGGCCAAGATCTCTTTGCCCAAAAAGCGGGCGAAGACGGTCACCTTCAGCGACACGGCGGCCATCTGCTTGAAAAAAGGAAGTCTGTGCCTCTTGATCAGGGTGGCCAACCTTCGGAAGACCTTATTGATCGGTAGCCAGATTTACGGAAAGCTGCTGAAGACAACAACTACACCCGATGGAGAGACCGTCATCCTGGACCAAGTAGACATCGACTTTGCCGTTGATGCAGGGAAAGACAACCTGTTTTTTGTTTGCCCGCTGACCCTCTATCACGTGATCGACCGCTCGAGTCCTTTCTACAAGCTCTCCGCGGACACGCTCCCCCAGCAGGACTTTGAGCTGGTGGTGTTTCTGGACGGGACGGCTGAGTCCACAAGCTCCTCCTGCCAAGTACGCACCTCCTACATTCCACAAGAGATCCAGTGGGGCTACAACTTCCTGCCCATTATCACACGCACAAAGACGGGGAAATACTACGTGGACTTCTCCAACTTCTCCAAAAGCGTTCGGGTTGCGGTGCCGCATTGCGCCAACTGCTTCGAGACCGAAGctgaccaaaaaaaacacaatagcaACAATGAGGAAAATCACAATAACTTGACGAAGCGAGGGATTGACAACCTGGGCTTCCAAGTGATCGACATTCCCGACTCTGTGGACGTCACTAAAATGTAA
- the LOC114475618 gene encoding FAD-dependent oxidoreductase domain-containing protein 1-like, whose amino-acid sequence MLPWRRLHGLLRPVLGAPSCAELNRRPCRTSGWFSTRSLSSGKPLRRDIFKELEANLSAMRKKAAEALPGSSWTPFEINPGLPPEMSDIVIVGGGVVGWSIAYWLKKKESRRGGVRVVVVERDPTYSRASTVLSAGGIRQQFSLPENIHLSLASADFMRNINEHLGVLNEDPVDLQFNHSGYLFLASEGVAHIMEENYKTQSDAGAKVRLLSASQLKHKFPWINTDGVVLASYGLENEGWLDPWMLLNAFRRKALSMGVIQCHGEVTDFKYSIQVLRNADGEEVTLKSVKSVKVQMPNSLEYQPVECAIVVNAAGAFSGKLTEMLEVGVGYGMNEIPLPVEPRKRFVFVVHCPDGPGLDSPFLIDYSGVYFRREGLGGNYICGASPEESKEPDVGDLEVDHQFFEENVWPSLASRVPAFEKLKVCSSWAGFYDYNTFDQNGIIGLHPNIRNMYLATGFSGHGLQHSPAVGRAVAELILNGKYQTLDLSAFSFRRIMKQEPVMERNIV is encoded by the exons ATGTTGCCGTGGCGGCGGCTGCACGGGCTGCTCCGGCCGGTGCTCGGAGCTCCGAGCTGCGCGGAGTTGAACCGGCGACCTTGTCGGACGAGCGGCTGGTTTTCGACCCGGAGTTTGAGCTCAGGAAAGCCGCTGCGCAGGGACATCTTTAAAG AGCTGGAGGCTAACCTGTCGGCCATGAGGAAGAAGGCTGCGGAGGCTCTTCCCGGGAGCAGCTGGACCCCCTTCGAGATCAATCCTGGCCTCCCGCCGGAGATGTCCGACATCGTGATAGTGGGCGGGGGCGTGGTCGGCTGGTCCATCGCCTATTGGCTGAAGAAGAAGGAAAGCAGGCGTGGAGGCGTACGAGTCGTGGTGGTGGAGAGAGACCCCACG TACTCCAGGGCGTCCACCGTGCTCTCTGCAGGAGGGATACGACAGCAGTTTTCTCTGCCTGAGAACATCCACCTCTCTCTGGCCTCGGCCGACTTCATGAGGAACATCAAC GAACATCTGGGCGTGCTGAATGAAGACCCAGTGGATCTCCAGTTCAACCACTCAGGATACCTGTTCTTAGCTAGTGAGGGCGTGGCTCACATTATGGAGGAGAACTACAAGACCCAGAg TGATGCTGGAGCTAAAGTTCGTCTCCTGTCTGCGTCTCAGCTCAAACACAAGTTTCCCTGGATAAACACTGATGGTGTCGTATTGGCTTCATAtg GGCTGGAGAATGAGGGCTGGCTGGACCCGTGGATGCTGCTGAACGCCTTCAGGAGGAAAGCCCTCTCCATGGGGGTCATTCAGTGCCACGGGGAGGTCACAG ATTTTAAATATTCCATCCAAGTGCTGAGAAACGCTGACGGGGAAGAAGTGACTCTGAAGAGCGTTAAATCTGTTAAG gttcagatgcccaacagtctGGAGTATCAGCCTGTGGAATGTGCCATTGTGGTGAACGCGGCGGGGGCGTTTTCAGGGAAGCTGACGGAGATGCTGGAGGTCGGGGTCGGATACGGAATGAATGAGATTCCTCTGCCCGTCGAGCCTCGCAAGAG gtTTGTGTTTGTGGTCCACTGTCCCGATGGTCCCGGCCTGGACTCGCCCTTCCTCATCGACTACTCAGGCGTTTACTTCAGGAGGGAGGGGTTGGGGGGCAACTACATCTGCGGAGCGTCACCGGAGGAG AGCAAGGAGCCAGACGTGGGAGACCTGGAGGTGGACCATCAGTTCTTTGAGGAGAACGTGTGGCCCTCGCTGGCCTCCAGAGTTCCAGCCTTTGAGAAGCTGAAG GTGTGCAGCTCGTGGGCAGGTTTCTACGACTACAACACTTTCGACCAGAACGGCATCATCGGCCTCCACCCTAACATCAGAAACATGTATCTGGCCACGGGCTTCAGCGGCCACGGCCTGCAGCACTCGCCCGCCGTGGGCCGCGCCGTGGCCGAGCTCATCCTGAACGGGAAGTACCAGACGCTGGACCTGAGCGCCTTCAGCTTCAGACGGATCATGAAGCAGGAGCCGGTGATGGAGAGGAACATCGTGTGA
- the LOC114475957 gene encoding serine/threonine-protein kinase pim-1-like isoform X2, translated as MKFDQEQIIKSVQALISEKYKDAPIIQPSSCYTAVVVEVVLREAWTSGGSLMNQECSEDQPLEHLHLQQNHSHYFIVKVPDSGAPKMVEVETENEEGLQTRRGCKRKAGDHNVQTPNKKKVKVEEGLQTRRCCKRKAGDHAGKPNKKKVKVEEGLQTRRCCKGKAGDHNVGKPKRKKVKVEEGLQTRRCCKGKAGDHNVGKPKRKKVKVEEGLQTRETFIRNKEYFEATYKELKVLGHGGFGRVLKAVRLSDSKPVAIKHIPRDMVTYVLMNRHNQRTLEVSEVVMMKRAASGNCQNSLLNPAIIGFEELIELDDELLIVMEHVEDAVDLQDFVTSSTEPMLEHDAKSIIKQVLDAAVIMQHNNVFHSDIKRDNILVSFKDERPSVKIIDFGCANFIFARPYESFSGTEVFAPPEVWFHRVYEAEPTTVWQIGLLLSNLFRAHFYQTYDHVINSTFTLNNLSHQGNDFMSRCMKVSPKLRPSLKDLQLHPWFNDLTPP; from the exons ATGAAGTTTGACCAAGAACAGATTATAAAGAGCGTACAGGCCTTAATCTCTGAGAAATACAAAG ATGCACCAATCATACAGCCCTCATCGTGCTACACAGCAGTGGTGGTGGAAGTGGTCCTCAGAGAAGCCTGGACTAGTGGAGGTTCTCTGATGAACCAGGAGTGCTCTGAGGACCAACCTTTGGAGCATCTGCATCTCCAACAGAACCACTCTCATTACTTTATAGTCAAGGTTCCAGACAGTGGAGCCCCAAAGATGGTTGAGGTGGAGACAGAGAATGAGGAGGGGCTCCAGACAAGGAGGGGCTGCAAAAGGAAG GCTGGAGATCACAACGTCCAAacgccaaataaaaagaaagtgaaGGTTGAGGAGGGGCTTCAGACAAGACGGTGCTGCAAAAGGAAGGCTGGAGATCACGCCGGaaagccaaataaaaagaaagtgaaGGTTGAGGAGGGGCTTCAGACAAGACGGTGCTGCAAAGGGAAGGCTGGAGATCACAACGTTGGAAAGCCAAAGAGAAAGAAAGTGAAGGTTGAGGAGGGGCTTCAGACAAGACGGTGCTGCAAAGGGAAGGCTGGAGATCACAACGTTGGAAAGCCAAAGAGAAAGAAAGTGAAGGTTGAGGAGGGGCTTCAGACGAGAGAAACTTTTATCAGAAACAAAG agtacTTTGAAGCCACTTATAAGGAGCTGAAGGTACTAGGTCATGGTGGTTTTGGGCGTGTTCTCAAAGCTGTTCGTCTGTCTGACTCCAAACCT GTAGCGATAAAGCACATTCCACGGGACATGGTGACATATGTGTTGATGAAT cGCCACAATCAACGTACGTTGGAGGTTTCTGaggtggtgatgatgaagagAGCGGCTAGTGGGAATTGCCAAAACAGCCTGCTGAACCCCGCCATCATTGGCTTTGAGGAGCTCATTGAACTTGACGATGAGTTGTTGATCGTCATGGAACATGTTGAGGATGCCGTGGATCTCCAGGACTTTGTCACGTCATCAACCGAACCAATGCTGGAACATGACGCCAAG AGCATCATTAAACAAGTCCTCGATGCAGCCGTCATCATGCAGCACAACAACGTGTTCCACAGCGATATAAAACGTGACAACATCCTGGTTTCATTCAAAGATGAAAGACCATCTGTGAAGATCATCGACTTTGGCTGTGCTAATTTTATCTTCGCCAGGCCCTATGAGTCCTTCTCTG GAACAGAAGTATTTGCTCCACCAGAGGTTTGGTTTCATCGTGTCTATGAGGCAGAACCAACCACGGTGTGGCAGATCGGACTCCTTCTGTCTAATCTATTCAGGGCTCACTTCTATCAAACATATGACCACGTCATTAATTCAACATTTACACTAAACAACCTTTCACATC AAGGAAATGACTTTATGAGTCGGTGCATGAAGGTGTCGCCCAAACTTCGGCCAAGCTTAAAGGACCTGCAGCTCCACCCATGGTTCAATGATTTAACACCTCCATGA
- the LOC114475957 gene encoding serine/threonine-protein kinase pim-1-like isoform X1, producing MKFDQEQIIKSVQALISEKYKDAPIIQPSSCYTAVVVEVVLREAWTSGGSLMNQECSEDQPLEHLHLQQNHSHYFIVKVPDSGAPKMVEVETENEEGLQTRRGCKRKAGDHNVQTPNKKKVKVEEGLQTRRGCKRKAGDHNVQTPNKKKVKVEEGLQTRRCCKRKAGDHAGKPNKKKVKVEEGLQTRRCCKGKAGDHNVGKPKRKKVKVEEGLQTRRCCKGKAGDHNVGKPKRKKVKVEEGLQTRETFIRNKEYFEATYKELKVLGHGGFGRVLKAVRLSDSKPVAIKHIPRDMVTYVLMNRHNQRTLEVSEVVMMKRAASGNCQNSLLNPAIIGFEELIELDDELLIVMEHVEDAVDLQDFVTSSTEPMLEHDAKSIIKQVLDAAVIMQHNNVFHSDIKRDNILVSFKDERPSVKIIDFGCANFIFARPYESFSGTEVFAPPEVWFHRVYEAEPTTVWQIGLLLSNLFRAHFYQTYDHVINSTFTLNNLSHQGNDFMSRCMKVSPKLRPSLKDLQLHPWFNDLTPP from the exons ATGAAGTTTGACCAAGAACAGATTATAAAGAGCGTACAGGCCTTAATCTCTGAGAAATACAAAG ATGCACCAATCATACAGCCCTCATCGTGCTACACAGCAGTGGTGGTGGAAGTGGTCCTCAGAGAAGCCTGGACTAGTGGAGGTTCTCTGATGAACCAGGAGTGCTCTGAGGACCAACCTTTGGAGCATCTGCATCTCCAACAGAACCACTCTCATTACTTTATAGTCAAGGTTCCAGACAGTGGAGCCCCAAAGATGGTTGAGGTGGAGACAGAGAATGAGGAGGGGCTCCAGACAAGGAGGGGCTGCAAAAGGAAGGCTGGAGATCACAACGTCCAAacgccaaataaaaagaaagtgaaGGTTGAGGAGGGGCTTCAGACAAGAAGGGGCTGCAAAAGGAAGGCTGGAGATCACAACGTCCAAacgccaaataaaaagaaagtgaaGGTTGAGGAGGGGCTTCAGACAAGACGGTGCTGCAAAAGGAAGGCTGGAGATCACGCCGGaaagccaaataaaaagaaagtgaaGGTTGAGGAGGGGCTTCAGACAAGACGGTGCTGCAAAGGGAAGGCTGGAGATCACAACGTTGGAAAGCCAAAGAGAAAGAAAGTGAAGGTTGAGGAGGGGCTTCAGACAAGACGGTGCTGCAAAGGGAAGGCTGGAGATCACAACGTTGGAAAGCCAAAGAGAAAGAAAGTGAAGGTTGAGGAGGGGCTTCAGACGAGAGAAACTTTTATCAGAAACAAAG agtacTTTGAAGCCACTTATAAGGAGCTGAAGGTACTAGGTCATGGTGGTTTTGGGCGTGTTCTCAAAGCTGTTCGTCTGTCTGACTCCAAACCT GTAGCGATAAAGCACATTCCACGGGACATGGTGACATATGTGTTGATGAAT cGCCACAATCAACGTACGTTGGAGGTTTCTGaggtggtgatgatgaagagAGCGGCTAGTGGGAATTGCCAAAACAGCCTGCTGAACCCCGCCATCATTGGCTTTGAGGAGCTCATTGAACTTGACGATGAGTTGTTGATCGTCATGGAACATGTTGAGGATGCCGTGGATCTCCAGGACTTTGTCACGTCATCAACCGAACCAATGCTGGAACATGACGCCAAG AGCATCATTAAACAAGTCCTCGATGCAGCCGTCATCATGCAGCACAACAACGTGTTCCACAGCGATATAAAACGTGACAACATCCTGGTTTCATTCAAAGATGAAAGACCATCTGTGAAGATCATCGACTTTGGCTGTGCTAATTTTATCTTCGCCAGGCCCTATGAGTCCTTCTCTG GAACAGAAGTATTTGCTCCACCAGAGGTTTGGTTTCATCGTGTCTATGAGGCAGAACCAACCACGGTGTGGCAGATCGGACTCCTTCTGTCTAATCTATTCAGGGCTCACTTCTATCAAACATATGACCACGTCATTAATTCAACATTTACACTAAACAACCTTTCACATC AAGGAAATGACTTTATGAGTCGGTGCATGAAGGTGTCGCCCAAACTTCGGCCAAGCTTAAAGGACCTGCAGCTCCACCCATGGTTCAATGATTTAACACCTCCATGA
- the LOC114475957 gene encoding serine/threonine-protein kinase pim-1-like isoform X3 gives MKFDQEQIIKSVQALISEKYKDAPIIQPSSCYTAVVVEVVLREAWTSGGSLMNQECSEDQPLEHLHLQQNHSHYFIVKVPDSGAPKMVEVETENEEGLQTRRGCKRKAGDHNVQTPNKKKVKVEEGLQTRRCCKRKAGDHAGKPNKKKVKVEEGLQTRRCCKGKAGDHNVGKPKRKKVKVEEGLQTRRCCKGKAGDHNVGKPKRKKVKVEEGLQTRETFIRNKEYFEATYKELKVLGHGGFGRVLKAVRLSDSKPVAIKHIPRDMVTYVLMNRHNQRTLEVSEVVMMKRAASGNCQNSLLNPAIIGFEELIELDDELLIVMEHVEDAVDLQDFVTSSTEPMLEHDAKSIIKQVLDAAVIMQHNNVFHSDIKRDNILVSFKDERPSVKIIDFGCANFIFARPYESFSGTEVFAPPEVWFHRVYEAEPTTVWQIGLLLSNLFRAHFYQTYDHVINSTFTLNNLSHQGNDFMSRCMKVSPKLRPSLKDLQLHPWFNDLTPP, from the exons ATGAAGTTTGACCAAGAACAGATTATAAAGAGCGTACAGGCCTTAATCTCTGAGAAATACAAAG ATGCACCAATCATACAGCCCTCATCGTGCTACACAGCAGTGGTGGTGGAAGTGGTCCTCAGAGAAGCCTGGACTAGTGGAGGTTCTCTGATGAACCAGGAGTGCTCTGAGGACCAACCTTTGGAGCATCTGCATCTCCAACAGAACCACTCTCATTACTTTATAGTCAAGGTTCCAGACAGTGGAGCCCCAAAGATGGTTGAGGTGGAGACAGAGAATGAGGAGGGGCTCCAGACAAGGAGGGGCTGCAAAAGGAAGGCTGGAG ATCACAACGTCCAAacgccaaataaaaagaaagtgaaGGTTGAGGAGGGGCTTCAGACAAGACGGTGCTGCAAAAGGAAGGCTGGAGATCACGCCGGaaagccaaataaaaagaaagtgaaGGTTGAGGAGGGGCTTCAGACAAGACGGTGCTGCAAAGGGAAGGCTGGAGATCACAACGTTGGAAAGCCAAAGAGAAAGAAAGTGAAGGTTGAGGAGGGGCTTCAGACAAGACGGTGCTGCAAAGGGAAGGCTGGAGATCACAACGTTGGAAAGCCAAAGAGAAAGAAAGTGAAGGTTGAGGAGGGGCTTCAGACGAGAGAAACTTTTATCAGAAACAAAG agtacTTTGAAGCCACTTATAAGGAGCTGAAGGTACTAGGTCATGGTGGTTTTGGGCGTGTTCTCAAAGCTGTTCGTCTGTCTGACTCCAAACCT GTAGCGATAAAGCACATTCCACGGGACATGGTGACATATGTGTTGATGAAT cGCCACAATCAACGTACGTTGGAGGTTTCTGaggtggtgatgatgaagagAGCGGCTAGTGGGAATTGCCAAAACAGCCTGCTGAACCCCGCCATCATTGGCTTTGAGGAGCTCATTGAACTTGACGATGAGTTGTTGATCGTCATGGAACATGTTGAGGATGCCGTGGATCTCCAGGACTTTGTCACGTCATCAACCGAACCAATGCTGGAACATGACGCCAAG AGCATCATTAAACAAGTCCTCGATGCAGCCGTCATCATGCAGCACAACAACGTGTTCCACAGCGATATAAAACGTGACAACATCCTGGTTTCATTCAAAGATGAAAGACCATCTGTGAAGATCATCGACTTTGGCTGTGCTAATTTTATCTTCGCCAGGCCCTATGAGTCCTTCTCTG GAACAGAAGTATTTGCTCCACCAGAGGTTTGGTTTCATCGTGTCTATGAGGCAGAACCAACCACGGTGTGGCAGATCGGACTCCTTCTGTCTAATCTATTCAGGGCTCACTTCTATCAAACATATGACCACGTCATTAATTCAACATTTACACTAAACAACCTTTCACATC AAGGAAATGACTTTATGAGTCGGTGCATGAAGGTGTCGCCCAAACTTCGGCCAAGCTTAAAGGACCTGCAGCTCCACCCATGGTTCAATGATTTAACACCTCCATGA